From a region of the Syngnathoides biaculeatus isolate LvHL_M chromosome 2, ASM1980259v1, whole genome shotgun sequence genome:
- the LOC133494351 gene encoding fidgetin-like, with product MISSSSSSNSSIYGLKMQWHPEQSQWAEQHFDISSTTCSPAHKAEPYRVVPSHLQCAAAYQYAWANDDISALTASNMLKKYAEKYSGILELPISYPEASSGPGGLNGRKGEPEPWQDGVYPMSCIPEGVPIRKGGVAAASEVGTGLCSSPGLASSTLSEPSYSTSSCGSLTATTLHSSSMQSQEFGVAYSGSYLHSSYNSHSVQAPAHPSLPPPPPQSHATLVPPYNGSSSNLSSYNYPTAGYPGQSGPGYSAGGLPPPSSYVPSGIAAPTPLAPYPYHNHNLTPITPSPLNSCSSNFLKRKAFYVTGPGDIDSSYGSFGYDQARSSTESPMYRVADSSSTNRSCNSPSGSSFDRSSEKPSLPFNPQKQSTMPSEQQQRKYSNQATSNPLSPSAYVSSSLGASRMADSLVNFITPPLSEQTAEEGRIHHSHSRAPSSSTMSSSRSAEEQLKTCDPHLLDMVTSEIVQQGPPMDWSDIAGLDLAKATLREEVLWPLLRPDMFRSVGATPSCVLLFGPRGSGRTLLGRCLAIQLGASLFRLSGSTLVTKWLTDGEEVIRASFLVARCRQPSVLFISEVDMLLSATLSEESPINRLKGALLSQLDSLLLGLGVDGRHQVVVVCSTSRPQDIDEGLHRYFSSRVLVSLPDTAARHQIISQLLTRSQYKYCISEEELALLVQHTEGFSGLDLTRLCQEAHVGLLHISTQQGMEMASLIRPLTYQDFERVFCKFHRGTSQKEIDMHTEWNKMFGCRH from the coding sequence gacTGAAGATGCAGTGGCATCCTGAGCAAAGCCAGTGGGCCGAGCAGCATTTTGACATCTCCTCAACCACATGCTCTCCAGCCCACAAGGCCGAGCCCTACCGCGTAGTACCCAGCCACCTGCAGTGCGCCGCCGCCTACCAGTATGCCTGGGCTAATGATGACATCTCGGCCCTCACTGCCTCCAACATGCTCAAGAAATACGCAGAAAAATATTCCGGTATCCTGGAATTACCAATCTCTTATCCCGAAGCCTCCAGTGGCCCCGGAGGACTAAACGGACGGAAGGGGGAACCAGAACCCTGGCAGGATGGTGTCTATCCGATGAGCTGCATACCTGAAGGCGTTCCCATCCGTAAGGGGGGGGTTGCAGCAGCTTCCGAGGTGGGAACTGGTCTGTGCAGCTCTCCCGGCCTTGCCTCCAGCACTCTGAGTGAGCCTAGCTACTCCACCAGCAGTTGTGGAAGCCTCACTGCCACCACACTCCACTCATCCTCAATGCAGTCTCAGGAATTTGGTGTTGCTTACAGCGGTTCCTACTTGCACAGTAGTTATAATTCCCACTCTGTCCAGGCACCTGCACATCCATCCCTGCCACCCCCTCCGCCACAATCTCACGCGACGTTAGTCCCACCTTACAATGGAAGCTCCTCAAACTTGTCAAGTTATAATTACCCCACTGCAGGATACCCTGGCCAGAGCGGGCCTGGATACAGCGCTGGGGGACTGCCCCCGCCATCCTCGTACGTCCCCTCAGGCATTGCCGCCCCAACACCCCTCGCCCCCTATCCATACCATAACCATAACTTGACCCCAATCACCCCAAGTCCTCTTAACAGCTGCTCCTCCAACTTCCTGAAGAGGAAAGCCTTCTACGTGACAGGCCCGGGAGATATCGATTCCTCTTACGGAAGCTTTGGGTACGACCAGGCTCGAAGCTCAACCGAAAGCCCAATGTACAGAGTGGCTGACAGCAGCAGTACAAACAGAAGCTGTAATAGTCCTAGTGGCAGTAGTTTTGATCGAAGTTCTGAGAAGCCATCTCTACCCTTTAATCCGCAAAAGCAGTCTACAATGCCTTCGGAGCAGCAGCAGAGAAAGTATAGCAACCAGGCAACGAGCAACCCACTATCCCCGTCAGCCTATGTCTCTTCCTCACTCGGGGCTTCTCGCATGGCAGACTCCCTCGTCAACTTTATAACCCCACCCCTCAGCGAACAAACTGCTGAAGAAGGTCGTATCCATCACTCCCACTCAAGGGCTCCCTCCTCTTCAACCATGTCGTCCTCACGCTCTGCTGAAGAGCAGCTAAAAACCTGTGACCCTCACCTCTTGGACATGGTAACCTCTGAAATTGTTCAGCAGGGTCCTCCTATGGACTGGAGTGACATTGCAGGATTAGATCTGGCCAAAGCAACCCTCCGAGAGGAGGTTCTATGGCCCCTTCTACGCCCTGACATGTTCAGAAGCGTAGGAGCCACCCCAAGTTGTGTGCTGCTGTTTGGCCCAAGAGGTAGCGGCAGGACGTTGCTTGGCCGTTGCTTGGCTATCCAGCTTGGGGCTTCATTATTTCGACTCAGTGGGTCTACTTTAGTCACCAAGTGGCTGACAGATGGAGAGGAAGTTATTCGAGCGTCCTTCTTGGTAGCGCGCTGCCGTCAGCCATCTGTACTGTTCATTAGTGAGGTGGACATGCTGCTTTCAGCGACACTCAGTGAAGAAAGTCCCATTAACAGACTAAAGGGGGCACTACTATCCCAGCTAGACTCacttctattgggtttaggtgtgGATGGAAGACACCAAGTGGTCGTGGTTTGCTCCACAAGCAGACCCCAGGACATAGATGAGGGGTTGCACAGGTACTTTTCTTCTCGAGTTTTGGTATCCCTGCCCGATACCGCAGCCCGGCATCAAATTATCAGCCAGCTCCTCACCCGATCCCAGTACAAGTACTGCATTAGCGAGGAGGAGCTGGCACTGCTGGTCCAACACACTGAAGGTTTCTCGGGACTTGACCTAACCAGACTTTGTCAGGAGGCCCATGTGGGTCTGTTACACATATCCACACAACAGGGCATGGAAATGGCCAGTCTGATTAGGCCGCTAACCTACCAGGACTTTGAGAGGGTCTTTTGTAAATTTCATCGCGGTACATCACAAAAAGAGATCGATATGCACACTGAGTGGAACAAAATGTTTGGATGCAGACATTGA